One region of Synechococcus elongatus PCC 11801 genomic DNA includes:
- the purQ gene encoding phosphoribosylformylglycinamidine synthase subunit PurQ encodes MNVGVIVFPGSNCDRDVQWVTAGLLGQPTRMVWHEERDLSGLDLVVVPGGFSYGDYLRCGAIARFSPAMQATVAFAEAGGLVLGICNGFQILTEVGLLPGALVRNRDLHFRCETTPLRVERSDRPWSRTYRQGQILNLPIAHGEGRYHADPETLAELEANGQVLFRYLENPNGSCNDIAGITNAAGNVLGMMPHPERAAEAIAGSVDGLGLFSGLLEPVAA; translated from the coding sequence GTGAACGTTGGCGTTATTGTTTTCCCTGGATCGAACTGCGATCGCGATGTGCAGTGGGTAACCGCAGGTCTGTTGGGTCAACCGACTCGCATGGTCTGGCATGAAGAGCGCGATCTCTCCGGCTTGGATCTGGTCGTGGTGCCTGGTGGCTTCAGCTACGGTGATTACCTACGCTGCGGGGCGATCGCCCGTTTTTCACCCGCGATGCAAGCGACCGTTGCCTTTGCCGAAGCTGGCGGTTTGGTCTTAGGCATTTGTAATGGCTTCCAGATCTTGACGGAAGTGGGACTGTTGCCGGGAGCACTCGTCCGCAATCGTGATCTGCATTTTCGCTGTGAAACCACGCCCCTGCGTGTCGAACGGAGCGATCGCCCTTGGAGCCGCACCTACCGCCAGGGCCAGATCCTCAACTTACCGATTGCCCACGGTGAGGGTCGCTACCATGCAGACCCCGAGACTTTGGCGGAGCTAGAGGCAAATGGACAAGTACTGTTCCGCTATCTCGAAAACCCCAACGGATCCTGCAACGACATTGCAGGGATTACCAATGCAGCGGGCAATGTGCTGGGTATGATGCCCCACCCCGAGCGGGCCGCAGAAGCGATCGCGGGAAGTGTCGACGGACTGGGGCTGTTTTCGGGTCTCCTAGAGCCCGTGGCTGCCTAG
- a CDS encoding ATP phosphoribosyltransferase regulatory subunit has product MVHQPPAGTRDLLPQDVTQKRWIESRLQQVFQQWGYQRIITPTLERLDTLVAGGAVRRSAVIQVQSDEESGLGLRPELTASIARAAVTRLAGSSLPLRLYYLANVFRPAFQGDRLQQRELFQAGVELLGVGGTLADAEILHVLADALAELGFGQPPLGSWHLVVGEASLTRSLLQPFPKDLREKVRQAIAQLDWVTLESLPLEPQLRDRALLLHDLRGQPEQVFAKLQQLTLTPLEQTLRDRLVQLVELYNASAGPQDSPLLLDLSLLRSFDYYTGVVFEVVYETPTGPWVLAQGGRYDRLLDVYDPQAAGQPGIGFSCNIENLQQVLLAANRLPQRPPAIDQLVIPVDADAYGAALAEVQRLQRQDQLRVELYLDRDRRPEVVQAFAQRRRIGRIVWVSSDGAPRTEAVAIAEPAATTC; this is encoded by the coding sequence ATGGTGCATCAGCCTCCAGCCGGTACTCGCGACCTACTGCCCCAAGACGTGACCCAAAAACGCTGGATTGAAAGCCGCCTGCAGCAGGTTTTCCAGCAATGGGGCTATCAACGGATCATTACGCCGACCTTAGAGCGGCTAGATACTTTGGTGGCGGGAGGAGCCGTGCGCCGCTCGGCGGTGATTCAGGTGCAGTCCGACGAGGAGTCTGGCTTGGGTCTGCGCCCCGAACTGACGGCCTCGATCGCTCGTGCTGCGGTGACTCGCTTGGCAGGATCATCCTTGCCGCTGCGGTTGTACTACCTTGCCAATGTTTTTCGTCCCGCCTTCCAAGGCGATCGCCTCCAGCAGCGTGAACTCTTTCAAGCTGGCGTAGAACTGTTGGGGGTAGGCGGCACGCTGGCAGATGCCGAAATTCTGCATGTTCTGGCAGATGCTCTCGCTGAATTAGGGTTTGGTCAGCCACCACTGGGAAGCTGGCACTTGGTGGTTGGTGAAGCCAGTCTGACGCGATCGCTGCTCCAACCCTTTCCCAAGGATTTGCGTGAGAAAGTACGGCAGGCGATCGCCCAGCTTGATTGGGTGACGCTGGAATCATTGCCCCTTGAGCCACAACTACGCGATCGCGCTCTGTTGCTGCATGATCTTCGCGGTCAGCCAGAGCAAGTTTTTGCCAAACTTCAGCAGCTAACTCTGACACCCCTGGAACAAACCCTGCGCGATCGCCTCGTCCAACTGGTGGAGCTTTACAACGCCAGCGCTGGTCCTCAAGACTCGCCACTCCTGCTCGACCTCAGCCTGCTGCGCAGCTTCGACTACTACACTGGCGTCGTCTTTGAAGTCGTCTACGAAACGCCCACAGGGCCGTGGGTCTTGGCTCAAGGCGGCCGCTACGATCGCCTCTTGGATGTCTACGATCCGCAGGCAGCTGGCCAGCCGGGTATTGGCTTCTCTTGCAACATCGAAAACTTGCAACAGGTATTGTTGGCAGCCAATCGCCTGCCGCAACGCCCCCCTGCGATCGATCAACTCGTCATCCCTGTTGATGCAGATGCCTACGGTGCAGCCTTAGCCGAAGTACAACGCCTGCAGCGCCAGGATCAGCTGCGAGTGGAACTCTACCTCGATCGCGATCGCCGGCCCGAAGTCGTGCAAGCCTTTGCCCAGCGGCGGCGCATTGGCCGGATTGTCTGGGTGAGCAGCGACGGTGCCCCTCGCACGGAAGCCGTAGCCATAGCTGAGCCCGCGGCCACAACTTGTTAG
- the purS gene encoding phosphoribosylformylglycinamidine synthase subunit PurS: MTRYYARIYVTLRPSVLDPAGAAVQSGLQHLGYDSVEQIRIGKYIELSLQAETEAIAREQLDQMCDQLLANPVIENYRFELEAAAGVAA, translated from the coding sequence TTGACCCGCTATTACGCTCGGATCTACGTCACTTTGCGACCCTCAGTGCTCGACCCAGCGGGGGCAGCCGTTCAAAGTGGCTTGCAGCACCTTGGCTATGATTCGGTCGAACAAATTCGGATTGGAAAGTATATCGAACTATCCCTCCAGGCAGAGACGGAAGCGATCGCGCGCGAGCAACTGGATCAGATGTGCGATCAGTTGCTCGCCAACCCCGTGATTGAGAACTACCGCTTTGAGCTAGAAGCGGCGGCAGGAGTAGCAGCGTGA
- a CDS encoding ABC transporter ATP-binding protein produces MTALPLLELDQVFAGYLPDLDIVQGVNLQVAAGELLTLLGPNGAGKSTLAKTLLGLVPVRSGSIRFRGQEISRLSPEAIVRLGIGYVPQVRNVFASLTVAENLEMGLFQQRPQQRQAAIARIYDLFPTLADRRSQRAGTLSGGERQLLAMGRALAAEPLLLVLDEPSAALSPLMVTTVFDQIRAINRSGTTIILVEQNTQRALRLADRGCILESGRDRQTGPAEELLNDPLLGELYLGRLQNH; encoded by the coding sequence ATGACTGCGCTGCCACTGCTCGAACTCGACCAAGTGTTTGCAGGCTACCTGCCTGATCTGGACATTGTCCAAGGGGTCAACCTCCAGGTGGCAGCGGGTGAGCTGTTGACGCTCCTAGGCCCAAATGGGGCAGGCAAATCCACCCTTGCGAAAACCCTGCTGGGCTTGGTGCCGGTGCGCAGTGGCAGCATCCGCTTTCGGGGACAGGAGATCAGCCGACTCAGCCCCGAAGCGATCGTGCGGTTAGGCATTGGCTATGTTCCCCAAGTCCGTAATGTCTTTGCCAGCCTGACGGTGGCTGAAAATCTGGAGATGGGGTTGTTTCAGCAGCGCCCCCAACAGCGCCAAGCCGCGATCGCCCGCATCTATGACCTGTTTCCGACCTTGGCGGATCGCCGCTCGCAACGGGCTGGCACCCTCTCAGGTGGGGAACGCCAGTTGCTGGCGATGGGGCGTGCTTTAGCAGCAGAACCACTACTTTTGGTTCTCGATGAACCCTCAGCTGCCCTCTCGCCATTGATGGTGACAACAGTGTTTGATCAAATTCGCGCGATCAACCGCAGTGGCACCACGATTATTTTGGTTGAGCAAAATACACAGCGAGCCTTGAGACTCGCCGATCGCGGTTGCATTCTTGAAAGTGGACGCGATCGCCAAACCGGCCCTGCCGAAGAACTACTCAATGATCCACTGCTGGGCGAACTCTATTTAGGGCGATTGCAAAACCATTGA
- a CDS encoding ABC transporter permease: MSRARDLGRYLLARLLLLPLMLWTIATLIFLLLRVTPGDPIDAILGPKAPAAARLALRSQLGLDRPLWQQYLDYLGQLLRGDLGESLSSQGQSVRQIIGEYFPATAELAIASLAIAIAIGLGLGLMAAAKPNSRRETASRLFGILTYALPTFWAAMLAQLLFAVDLGWFPIGTRYPVTLDPPLGPTGLYVLDALLQADWTAAGLALRYLALPALTLGLLLSGVFERLVRVNLGQSLQADYIDAGRSRGLSERRLLLNHALRNALIPVVTLLGLTLASLLGGALLTEVAFSWPGLANRLYEAISLRDYPTVQGIIVFFGCLVVLASIVVDFINALIDPRIRY, from the coding sequence ATGTCGCGCGCTAGGGACTTGGGTCGTTACCTGTTGGCAAGGTTGCTATTGCTGCCCTTGATGCTCTGGACGATCGCTACCCTCATCTTTTTGCTGCTGCGGGTGACTCCCGGGGATCCGATCGATGCGATTTTAGGCCCGAAGGCACCAGCTGCAGCCCGCTTAGCGCTGCGATCGCAACTGGGTCTGGATCGTCCCCTCTGGCAACAGTACTTGGACTATCTCGGTCAGCTGCTTCGCGGCGATCTGGGAGAGTCCCTGAGTAGCCAAGGCCAGTCTGTTCGGCAAATTATCGGTGAGTATTTTCCAGCGACGGCGGAATTGGCGATCGCGAGCTTGGCCATTGCGATCGCGATCGGGCTGGGACTGGGATTAATGGCTGCAGCCAAACCCAACAGTCGACGCGAAACGGCCAGTCGTCTGTTTGGAATTTTGACCTACGCCCTGCCAACCTTTTGGGCAGCGATGCTGGCGCAACTCTTGTTCGCGGTTGATTTGGGCTGGTTCCCGATTGGTACTCGCTATCCCGTCACCCTCGATCCGCCGCTAGGACCGACGGGCTTGTATGTCCTAGATGCATTGCTGCAGGCTGACTGGACGGCAGCAGGTTTGGCACTCCGTTATTTAGCCTTGCCGGCGCTAACCCTCGGTCTCCTGCTGAGTGGCGTGTTTGAGCGCCTCGTGCGGGTCAATCTGGGGCAGTCGCTTCAAGCAGACTACATCGATGCCGGGCGATCGCGGGGGCTGTCGGAACGGCGACTGCTGCTGAATCATGCCCTGCGCAATGCCCTGATTCCAGTGGTGACGTTGCTAGGGCTAACGCTCGCCTCGCTCCTGGGCGGTGCCTTGCTGACGGAAGTGGCTTTCTCTTGGCCGGGGCTAGCCAACCGGCTTTATGAAGCCATTTCCCTACGGGATTATCCAACCGTACAGGGCATCATTGTTTTCTTTGGCTGCTTGGTGGTGCTAGCCAGCATTGTGGTTGATTTCATCAATGCCCTGATTGACCCGCGAATTCGTTACTAA
- a CDS encoding ABC transporter substrate-binding protein, whose amino-acid sequence MRLRQLLLGCLLLLWMCGGLVSCVPLPKAIESDRIVVGTAARLRTLDPADAYELLSGALLYALGDRLYTTQPNSVEIVPQLATALPEISEDGLTYRIPLRQDVQFHDGSPFNAAAMAFSLQRFIDNGGRPAYLLGDRVASIQVTGDYELTIQLKAPFAPFLALLTFPGLCAVSPQAYRPAADQFLPQQFVGTGPYQLESFQGDRLRLVANRNYWGEKPRNEGLDIQIFSSPSNLYSALGTGLVDVAYQGLDAEQIRGLRQQAEAGRIQINRNDGLGIYYLTVNVLSPPLDRPEVRQALALAINRDVIRDRVFYGQVQPLYSLVPSEFPVSEPVFPRNNPGKVRQLLTAAGYSPSNPLQVELWYRSNLNSNVLVASTLRASVQQQFGGLIDLQLQGVESTTAYENLEKGAYPLFLLDWLPDFLDADNYLQPFLACSEGDPKQGCRAGSSYYQGSFYYSERANQLLQQAGESTEPQSRDRLLRSLQQLSAEDVPFIPLWQNREYLFSQPYIQGGNIQASGAIAFGQLRKVK is encoded by the coding sequence ATGCGTCTGCGTCAACTGTTGCTGGGCTGTCTTCTGCTCCTCTGGATGTGCGGAGGGCTGGTGAGTTGCGTACCGCTGCCGAAGGCGATCGAGAGCGATCGCATTGTGGTAGGTACAGCGGCACGGTTGCGAACTCTCGATCCAGCTGATGCCTACGAACTGCTCTCGGGGGCATTGCTCTACGCGTTGGGCGATCGCCTCTACACAACCCAACCGAATAGCGTCGAGATTGTGCCACAACTGGCGACGGCCTTACCGGAGATTAGTGAGGACGGCCTGACCTATCGCATCCCGCTACGGCAGGATGTGCAGTTCCATGACGGCAGCCCGTTCAATGCTGCGGCCATGGCTTTTTCGCTGCAGCGTTTTATCGATAATGGCGGGCGTCCGGCCTACTTGCTGGGCGATCGCGTGGCTTCAATTCAAGTGACCGGTGACTATGAGCTGACGATTCAGCTCAAGGCTCCCTTTGCGCCTTTCCTCGCGCTGCTGACCTTCCCGGGGCTCTGTGCGGTTTCGCCGCAGGCCTATCGACCCGCTGCCGATCAATTTTTGCCCCAGCAATTTGTGGGCACCGGTCCTTATCAACTGGAATCTTTTCAGGGCGATCGCCTGCGTCTGGTCGCCAATCGCAACTACTGGGGTGAGAAACCCCGCAATGAAGGACTCGATATTCAGATCTTCTCTAGTCCGTCTAATCTCTACAGTGCCCTAGGTACGGGCCTAGTCGATGTGGCCTATCAGGGTTTGGATGCCGAACAAATTCGAGGGTTACGTCAGCAGGCAGAAGCGGGACGGATTCAGATCAACCGCAATGATGGCCTCGGTATTTACTACCTGACGGTCAATGTCCTCAGCCCGCCACTCGATCGCCCCGAGGTGCGCCAAGCCTTGGCTTTGGCCATCAACCGTGATGTGATCCGCGATCGCGTCTTCTATGGTCAAGTGCAGCCGCTCTATAGTTTGGTCCCGTCAGAATTCCCTGTCTCGGAGCCAGTCTTCCCGCGCAATAATCCCGGGAAAGTGCGGCAGTTACTCACTGCTGCGGGCTATTCCCCGAGCAATCCCCTACAGGTTGAACTCTGGTATCGCTCCAATCTCAACAGCAATGTACTGGTCGCTAGTACGTTGCGGGCTTCGGTGCAGCAGCAATTTGGCGGCTTGATTGATCTGCAGCTGCAGGGAGTGGAATCCACGACGGCTTACGAAAACTTGGAAAAAGGGGCTTATCCACTGTTCTTGCTCGATTGGTTGCCAGACTTTTTGGATGCCGATAACTACCTCCAACCCTTTCTGGCTTGCAGTGAGGGCGATCCGAAACAGGGCTGCCGAGCAGGGAGCAGTTACTACCAAGGCTCCTTTTATTACAGTGAGCGGGCGAATCAATTGCTGCAGCAAGCAGGGGAAAGCACTGAGCCTCAAAGCCGCGATCGCTTGTTGCGATCGCTTCAACAGCTGAGTGCTGAGGATGTCCCCTTCATCCCCCTCTGGCAAAACCGTGAGTATCTGTTCAGTCAGCCCTACATCCAAGGCGGCAATATTCAAGCTTCGGGGGCGATCGCCTTTGGCCAACTTCGCAAGGTGAAGTAA
- a CDS encoding indolepyruvate ferredoxin oxidoreductase subunit alpha, with translation MAHTIVTNTCEGVADCVDACPVACIQEGPGRNQKGTTWYWIDFSTCIDCGICLQVCPVEGAILPEERPELQQTP, from the coding sequence GTGGCGCATACGATCGTTACCAATACCTGTGAAGGGGTTGCAGACTGCGTGGATGCCTGCCCGGTTGCCTGTATTCAAGAAGGGCCGGGACGCAACCAAAAGGGAACAACCTGGTACTGGATTGACTTCAGCACCTGCATTGACTGCGGCATCTGTCTGCAAGTCTGTCCCGTCGAAGGCGCAATCTTGCCTGAGGAACGTCCGGAGTTACAGCAAACGCCCTAA
- a CDS encoding AI-2E family transporter produces MSWQRRLKYSIATLQPFIWLPAILLNAWCVLLVWDYFRGPISIFLSAALLSFILGLPVRLLERWRVPRLLAVLLILAAIVTVMLLVTVTLLPILINQVSALANTLPRSLNDGFQQFQLLEQHPFFSRIPLDLRAVLGNVVSRLSEQLQALTSRLLELLLGVASGALQTMLTLVISFYLLLRGEEVWNGLYNWLPLRWRARARSALELSFRNYLLSQLTIAFLIGSTATIVLFLLGLRFWLLLGCGIGLLAIFPFGGSISIVGLAIVQMFSNPWLGIRILVFCWGTDQLIENLIAPRLFGKSIGVHPVWVLMAILIGAQLGGLLGVILAVPTAGCLRILLDDYRVVPN; encoded by the coding sequence ATGAGCTGGCAGCGGCGCCTTAAGTATTCCATTGCGACCCTCCAGCCATTTATTTGGCTGCCGGCCATTCTGCTCAATGCTTGGTGCGTGCTGCTGGTCTGGGATTACTTCCGAGGTCCTATTTCCATTTTTCTCTCAGCAGCGCTGCTGTCCTTCATCTTGGGGTTGCCGGTGCGACTACTCGAACGCTGGCGCGTGCCTCGACTACTGGCGGTGTTGCTCATTTTGGCCGCGATCGTGACAGTGATGTTGCTGGTGACCGTGACATTGCTGCCGATTTTGATCAACCAAGTCTCAGCCCTAGCTAACACGCTGCCGCGATCGCTGAACGATGGTTTTCAGCAATTTCAGCTCTTGGAACAGCACCCCTTTTTCAGCCGTATTCCTCTGGATTTGCGGGCAGTGTTGGGGAACGTCGTCAGTCGCCTATCTGAGCAACTACAGGCGTTGACGAGTCGCTTGCTAGAACTCCTGTTAGGGGTTGCCAGTGGCGCTTTGCAGACGATGCTGACCTTGGTCATCAGTTTCTATCTGCTGCTGCGCGGTGAGGAAGTGTGGAATGGCCTGTATAACTGGCTGCCGCTACGCTGGCGAGCACGGGCGCGATCGGCGTTGGAACTGAGTTTCCGCAATTATCTGCTCAGCCAGCTGACGATCGCGTTTCTGATTGGTAGCACCGCGACGATCGTGTTGTTCTTGCTGGGCTTGCGCTTTTGGCTATTGCTGGGTTGTGGCATTGGCCTCCTGGCAATCTTTCCGTTTGGGGGCAGCATCAGCATTGTTGGCTTGGCGATCGTGCAGATGTTCAGCAATCCTTGGCTGGGCATCCGCATCTTGGTGTTCTGCTGGGGCACGGATCAGCTGATTGAAAACCTGATTGCCCCGCGCCTGTTTGGCAAGTCGATCGGGGTTCATCCGGTCTGGGTGTTGATGGCAATTTTGATTGGTGCTCAGTTGGGTGGTTTGCTGGGTGTGATCTTGGCAGTGCCAACGGCAGGCTGTCTGCGAATTTTGTTGGATGACTATCGTGTGGTCCCCAATTAA
- a CDS encoding putative bifunctional diguanylate cyclase/phosphodiesterase, translating to MPTVLFRLITAPDLGWHLEQWLDPQKLWCQSLQGAPVEQLWQNSPISQAWQNSFVQAIQSWDVWQHRGPLCTGVFEREWRLLAYPYPLENGHYSYLGSLQITPVRTNDKDCDNDVPDGESRLSTLLLDRLRLQELAIDHSSDLMLRCNSQGLITWANQALLERQNKSIDALIGTDFTQLRTQPTERHLLLQELRQGQLIEGKIEYQTEDKEFYLVQEKLLPVLTDDGELESIVIVQQDLTWQAAAEIRTQQQLQTDALTGLPNRKGMYRTIRHALSLVEEQNQPFALLRINLDRFQRVNDAAGYHFGDYLLRSLALNLRRVLGSSIELACLGGDEFAALLAPCFRETDAITLADEVRQAIALSGSLAAAAGISLTASIGIAFVDKNLSEEMVLDRANQAMYAAKRQGGNCTVVYHLPSHDSIRHEAALQFALRQAIAEQELKLAYQPIISLRTGKVVSLEALLRWNHPQFGYVSPALFIPLAEDSGQIESLGEWAVHEACRQLAEWSQQPVLAHLRVSVNCSFVDLKTERWITTVKSALQGSQLLPSKLIIEYTESAIAADPAAAIALSSYLQEIGVDVALDDFGSGYSSMAYLIQFQAQGLKIDRSLITPIAEDERSRAVVRSIIELAKRLGLKTTAEGVETLDQLQLLRAWNCDFAQGFYFSKPLLATDLPDFIHSHGNFLQDHW from the coding sequence ATGCCAACCGTTCTCTTTCGACTGATAACTGCACCCGATTTAGGGTGGCATCTTGAGCAATGGTTGGATCCCCAAAAGCTCTGGTGTCAATCGTTACAAGGTGCACCAGTCGAACAGCTTTGGCAGAATAGTCCAATCAGTCAGGCTTGGCAGAACAGTTTTGTTCAAGCCATTCAATCGTGGGATGTCTGGCAACATCGTGGACCACTCTGCACAGGTGTTTTTGAGCGAGAATGGCGGCTCTTAGCTTATCCCTACCCACTCGAAAATGGTCACTATAGCTATCTAGGATCACTACAAATCACACCCGTCAGAACAAACGATAAAGACTGCGACAATGATGTTCCGGATGGCGAAAGTCGGCTATCTACTCTGTTACTCGATCGACTGCGGCTGCAAGAATTAGCGATTGACCATAGCAGTGATTTAATGCTGCGCTGTAATAGCCAAGGCTTAATCACTTGGGCCAATCAAGCCCTGCTAGAGCGCCAAAATAAGTCGATTGACGCACTGATCGGCACTGACTTTACACAACTACGGACCCAGCCTACTGAACGCCACTTGCTGCTCCAAGAACTTCGACAAGGGCAACTCATCGAAGGGAAGATTGAATATCAAACTGAGGACAAGGAGTTCTATCTGGTTCAGGAAAAGTTGTTGCCAGTCCTAACGGATGATGGTGAGCTTGAGAGCATTGTCATTGTTCAACAAGACTTGACCTGGCAGGCCGCAGCCGAGATCCGAACCCAGCAACAACTCCAAACGGATGCTCTGACTGGATTGCCGAATCGCAAAGGGATGTATCGCACAATTCGGCATGCCCTAAGCCTCGTTGAAGAGCAAAATCAACCTTTTGCACTCCTTCGCATCAATCTCGATCGCTTTCAACGCGTCAACGATGCCGCTGGCTACCATTTTGGTGACTATTTGCTGCGCAGCCTAGCGCTCAACTTGCGGCGGGTGTTGGGAAGCAGCATCGAACTCGCCTGTCTAGGGGGCGATGAATTTGCCGCTTTGCTGGCTCCCTGTTTTCGCGAAACCGATGCAATCACCTTGGCAGATGAAGTCAGGCAGGCGATCGCCCTGTCTGGTTCACTGGCAGCAGCAGCTGGCATTAGCTTAACTGCCAGTATTGGTATTGCCTTTGTCGATAAGAACCTCAGCGAAGAAATGGTTCTTGATCGCGCCAATCAGGCAATGTATGCCGCCAAGCGTCAAGGCGGTAATTGTACTGTTGTCTATCACTTGCCCTCGCATGACAGCATTCGCCACGAAGCAGCGCTGCAGTTTGCACTACGGCAAGCGATCGCCGAGCAGGAATTAAAACTGGCTTATCAGCCAATCATCAGTCTCCGCACCGGCAAGGTCGTCAGTCTCGAAGCCCTATTGCGCTGGAATCATCCCCAGTTTGGCTACGTTTCACCGGCTCTCTTTATTCCCTTGGCCGAAGATTCTGGACAGATTGAATCACTCGGAGAATGGGCAGTTCATGAGGCCTGTCGGCAGCTCGCTGAATGGTCTCAGCAACCAGTGCTGGCTCACTTGCGAGTCTCGGTGAACTGCAGTTTTGTCGATCTCAAGACAGAGCGCTGGATCACCACTGTCAAGTCAGCCCTCCAGGGCAGTCAGCTACTGCCTTCGAAGTTGATTATTGAGTACACCGAAAGTGCGATCGCCGCCGATCCAGCTGCCGCAATCGCGCTGAGTTCCTATCTTCAAGAGATTGGCGTCGATGTTGCCTTGGACGACTTTGGTTCCGGCTACTCGAGCATGGCCTATCTCATCCAATTCCAGGCGCAGGGGCTGAAGATCGATCGCAGTTTGATTACCCCCATTGCTGAGGATGAGCGATCGCGAGCCGTGGTTCGCTCCATCATTGAGCTAGCAAAACGCCTGGGGCTCAAAACGACTGCAGAAGGAGTTGAAACACTCGATCAGTTGCAACTGCTGCGTGCCTGGAACTGTGATTTTGCTCAGGGCTTTTATTTCAGCAAGCCACTACTGGCCACTGATCTACCGGACTTTATTCACAGTCATGGCAACTTCCTGCAAGACCACTGGTGA
- a CDS encoding Fur family transcriptional regulator gives MASRRTQNQQKILEVLQGLKTEISAQDLYIELRKQQQSIGLATVYRSLEALKLSGHLQVRTLASGESLYSAHREDRHHLTCLRCHTSIAIDECPVHALEKDLQQTYGFGIFYHTLEFFGLCESCQAVKAG, from the coding sequence ATGGCCAGCCGTCGCACTCAAAACCAACAGAAAATCCTCGAAGTACTCCAAGGGTTGAAAACAGAAATTTCCGCCCAAGACCTTTACATTGAGTTGCGCAAGCAGCAACAAAGTATAGGTCTTGCAACCGTCTATCGATCACTGGAAGCTTTGAAGCTATCAGGACATCTGCAAGTGCGAACGCTCGCTTCAGGGGAGTCCCTTTACAGCGCTCACCGTGAGGATCGTCATCACCTCACCTGTCTACGCTGTCACACGTCGATCGCAATTGACGAATGCCCAGTGCATGCGTTGGAGAAAGACTTACAGCAGACTTACGGCTTCGGCATTTTTTACCACACCCTAGAATTTTTTGGCCTCTGTGAGTCCTGCCAAGCTGTAAAGGCAGGCTAG
- a CDS encoding J domain-containing protein: MVLRLDRGLFQLGDFNDYHAILGVPVDATPEQIRRQYLQIVRRLHPDRLQGDRQQLRETSTLVLARVVNPAYNVLSQPQRYQDHCLALQAKAQQARNLQISIRAMHEAAQKLAVSAQMQQDYQALIQQLATDLYGSLSEIEDQVNRLSELNLVFLLRSPVVVESPRVSPVSTTPSLSTTVTVTEPAAATATTTADRVSGYLRRAEDYVSKQAFAQAIAELRDALRLDANDSRCHALMGSIYLQQNQLTMARVSIRRALTLDPQNAQALEAQRQLNQRDPKSAAPAAPPQGKRGLLGGWFGKNK; the protein is encoded by the coding sequence ATGGTTCTCCGCCTTGATCGGGGGCTGTTTCAGCTCGGCGACTTCAACGACTATCACGCAATCTTGGGCGTCCCAGTCGATGCGACCCCCGAGCAAATTCGTCGTCAGTACCTCCAGATCGTGCGGCGCCTCCATCCCGATCGCTTGCAGGGCGATCGCCAACAGTTGCGCGAGACTAGCACTTTAGTACTAGCGAGGGTTGTCAATCCGGCCTATAACGTCCTGTCACAACCGCAGCGCTATCAAGACCACTGCTTAGCCCTCCAAGCCAAAGCTCAACAGGCTCGTAATCTCCAAATTTCCATTCGGGCCATGCACGAAGCGGCCCAAAAATTAGCGGTCAGTGCTCAGATGCAGCAGGACTATCAAGCCCTGATTCAACAGCTCGCCACTGATCTTTACGGTTCTCTGTCCGAAATTGAAGATCAAGTGAATCGGCTCAGTGAGCTGAATCTTGTCTTTTTACTGCGCAGTCCCGTCGTAGTTGAATCTCCACGAGTCTCGCCAGTCAGCACAACTCCCAGCTTGTCGACAACAGTTACGGTGACTGAACCGGCGGCAGCAACTGCGACGACTACTGCCGATCGGGTGTCGGGCTATCTCCGACGAGCCGAAGATTACGTCAGCAAGCAGGCTTTTGCCCAGGCGATCGCAGAACTGCGGGATGCTCTGCGTCTCGATGCCAACGACAGCCGCTGCCATGCCTTGATGGGGTCCATCTATCTGCAGCAAAATCAGTTGACCATGGCGCGGGTCTCGATTCGACGAGCCCTGACGCTGGACCCACAAAACGCTCAAGCCTTGGAAGCGCAGCGGCAACTCAACCAGCGCGATCCCAAGTCAGCAGCCCCAGCAGCACCGCCACAAGGCAAACGAGGGCTGCTCGGTGGTTGGTTTGGCAAGAACAAGTAG